A genomic window from Halorubrum lacusprofundi ATCC 49239 includes:
- a CDS encoding aconitate hydratase, translating to MGQTITEKILGDHLVEGELTPGEEIGIEIDQVLTQDTTGTMVWLQFEALDLDEVQTELAAQYCDHQTYQFDFKNTDDHRFLRSAAGTYGAYFSRPGNGICHQVHKENFAAPGKTLLGSDSHTPTPGGLGELAIGAGGLDIAVAMGGGPYYVEMPEVVNVHLEGELPEWATAKDVALHLLGELTVKGGVGKIFEYTGPGAEKLSIPERTTITNLGTELGATSSIFATDEKTKDWLARQDREEEHVDLQPDDDAEYAETIEVDLGELEPLVAAPSMPDNVAPVSEYEGTDVEQVIIGSCTNGAYEDILPSAKMLEGREVNKGTEMIVAPGSKQASEMLAREGWTAEMMAAGVNFSEATCGACIGIGHVPASDSVSLRTFNRNFEGRSGIEDDSVFLCSPEVATAAAITGKIVDPRDLAADLGDLEAPGLEMGTKYGPGMGQDDADIISPDEAIDDGLVKGPNIGDVPLKDGIDVDGGEALLKMKDNITTDHIIPATADILKFRSNIEKLSEFTLSRVDDTFAQRALDADGGVLVAGENYGQGSSREHAALCPMYLGIEAVFAQSFARIHKANLFNFGIVPLAIDAETYEKIEQGDDLEIVDDVPAGVSSGQEEFTVSVNGEWEFTADLDASEREREILSAGGKLSWVKQQHVDDGSGAAPADD from the coding sequence ATGGGACAAACGATTACTGAGAAAATCCTCGGTGACCATCTCGTCGAGGGCGAGCTGACGCCCGGCGAGGAGATCGGCATCGAGATCGACCAAGTGCTGACACAGGACACCACGGGGACGATGGTGTGGCTCCAGTTCGAGGCCCTCGATCTGGACGAGGTCCAGACGGAACTGGCCGCGCAGTACTGCGACCACCAGACGTACCAGTTCGACTTCAAGAACACCGACGACCACCGGTTCCTCCGCTCCGCGGCCGGCACGTACGGCGCGTACTTCTCCCGGCCCGGAAACGGAATCTGCCACCAGGTCCACAAGGAGAACTTCGCGGCGCCCGGCAAGACCCTGCTCGGCTCCGACTCGCACACGCCGACCCCCGGCGGGCTCGGCGAGCTCGCGATCGGCGCCGGTGGCCTCGACATCGCCGTCGCGATGGGCGGCGGCCCCTACTACGTCGAGATGCCGGAAGTCGTCAACGTCCACCTCGAAGGCGAGCTCCCCGAGTGGGCGACCGCCAAGGACGTGGCGCTCCACCTGCTCGGCGAGCTGACCGTCAAGGGCGGCGTCGGCAAGATCTTCGAGTACACCGGCCCCGGCGCCGAGAAGCTCTCGATCCCCGAGCGGACCACGATCACGAACCTCGGCACCGAGCTCGGCGCCACCTCTTCGATCTTCGCGACCGACGAGAAGACCAAAGACTGGCTCGCGCGTCAGGACCGCGAGGAGGAGCACGTCGACCTCCAGCCCGACGACGACGCGGAGTACGCGGAGACGATCGAAGTCGACCTCGGCGAGCTCGAGCCGCTCGTGGCCGCGCCGTCGATGCCCGACAACGTCGCCCCCGTCAGCGAGTACGAGGGCACCGACGTCGAGCAGGTCATCATCGGCTCCTGTACCAACGGCGCCTACGAGGACATCCTCCCCAGCGCGAAGATGCTGGAGGGCCGCGAGGTCAACAAGGGGACCGAGATGATCGTCGCGCCCGGCTCCAAGCAGGCCTCCGAGATGCTGGCCCGCGAGGGCTGGACCGCGGAGATGATGGCGGCCGGCGTCAACTTCTCCGAGGCGACGTGTGGCGCGTGTATCGGTATCGGTCACGTGCCCGCCTCCGACTCCGTCTCGCTGCGCACCTTCAACCGCAACTTCGAGGGTCGCTCCGGCATCGAAGACGATTCCGTCTTCCTCTGCTCGCCCGAGGTCGCCACCGCGGCGGCCATCACGGGCAAAATCGTCGACCCGCGTGACCTCGCCGCCGACCTCGGCGACCTCGAAGCGCCCGGTCTGGAGATGGGGACGAAGTACGGCCCCGGCATGGGTCAGGACGACGCCGACATCATCTCGCCCGACGAGGCGATCGACGACGGCCTCGTCAAGGGCCCGAACATCGGCGACGTGCCGCTCAAAGACGGGATCGACGTGGACGGCGGTGAGGCGCTCCTCAAGATGAAGGACAACATCACCACCGACCACATCATCCCGGCGACGGCGGACATCCTGAAGTTCCGCTCGAACATCGAGAAGCTCTCCGAGTTCACGCTCTCGCGCGTCGACGACACGTTCGCGCAGCGTGCACTCGACGCCGACGGCGGCGTCCTCGTGGCCGGCGAGAACTACGGGCAGGGCTCCTCGCGCGAGCATGCGGCCCTCTGTCCGATGTACCTCGGTATCGAGGCGGTCTTCGCGCAGAGCTTCGCCCGCATCCACAAGGCGAACCTGTTCAACTTCGGCATCGTCCCGCTCGCGATCGACGCGGAGACGTACGAGAAGATCGAACAGGGCGACGACCTCGAAATCGTCGACGACGTGCCCGCGGGCGTCTCCTCCGGACAGGAGGAGTTCACCGTGAGCGTCAACGGCGAGTGGGAGTTCACCGCCGATCTGGACGCCTCCGAGCGCGAGCGCGAGATCCTCTCGGCGGGCGGCAAGCTCTCGTGGGTCAAACAGCAGCACGTCGACGACGGCTCCGGCGCGGCGCCGGCCGACGACTAA
- a CDS encoding dicarboxylate/amino acid:cation symporter — MSSTTMRSWRRYRSVPIVYRIGVAFVLGSVFGLVVGQPATALQPLGDLFVNLLSMLIVPIVVFTLLMGARRLSPSNLGKIGGQVVVLYALTSAAAVGFGLLVANLIDPGANLELGDAEAQTAEAPDIVEVILGIVPQNPIGAMASGDILPTIFFVIVFGLALALVEQSTDSADIRNGVESFYDLAEAGAEAMFKVVWGVMEYGVIGVFALMAAVFGEAGVDAIVPFALLIVTLAIAVVAHIAVVHLGIIVRLLAGQSPIGFLTGGRDALITALSIRSSSGTLPVTMANADNNFHIDEGVYSFSLPLGATINMDGTALYQGVAAIFAANLVGVQLSIAEQVTVVLVAVLASVGAAGVPGTGLIMLTLVLTQLGLPLEVVGFVAGVDPILDRMRTMTNISGDLAVTTIVAKWNGAVDFTQGAWVGEHGDSGVVADDD, encoded by the coding sequence ATGTCAAGCACAACCATGCGATCGTGGCGGCGGTACCGCTCGGTACCGATCGTCTATCGGATCGGAGTGGCGTTCGTACTCGGCTCGGTGTTCGGGCTCGTCGTCGGCCAGCCGGCAACGGCGCTCCAGCCGCTCGGGGATCTGTTCGTGAACCTGTTGAGCATGCTGATAGTCCCGATCGTCGTGTTCACGCTGCTGATGGGGGCACGTCGGCTCTCGCCGAGCAACCTCGGCAAGATCGGTGGACAGGTGGTCGTGCTGTACGCACTCACCTCGGCCGCAGCGGTCGGTTTCGGACTGCTGGTCGCGAACCTCATCGATCCGGGGGCCAACCTCGAACTGGGCGATGCGGAAGCGCAGACCGCCGAGGCGCCCGATATCGTCGAGGTGATCTTGGGAATCGTTCCTCAGAACCCGATCGGAGCGATGGCGTCCGGGGACATCCTCCCAACCATCTTCTTCGTCATCGTGTTCGGACTCGCGCTCGCGCTCGTCGAACAGTCGACCGACTCAGCGGACATCCGGAACGGCGTCGAGTCGTTCTACGACTTGGCTGAGGCGGGCGCAGAGGCGATGTTCAAGGTCGTCTGGGGAGTGATGGAGTACGGCGTGATCGGCGTGTTCGCGCTGATGGCGGCGGTGTTCGGCGAGGCCGGCGTGGACGCGATCGTGCCGTTCGCGCTGCTCATCGTAACGCTCGCGATCGCCGTCGTCGCACACATCGCAGTCGTCCATCTCGGCATCATCGTGCGGCTGCTGGCCGGGCAATCGCCGATCGGATTTCTCACCGGTGGGCGGGACGCACTGATCACCGCGCTGTCGATCCGCTCGTCGAGCGGGACGCTCCCGGTAACGATGGCGAACGCCGACAACAACTTCCACATCGACGAAGGGGTGTACAGCTTCTCGCTGCCGCTGGGCGCGACGATCAACATGGACGGTACGGCCCTGTATCAGGGCGTGGCCGCGATCTTTGCCGCGAACCTCGTCGGCGTCCAGCTGTCCATCGCCGAACAGGTGACCGTCGTCCTCGTCGCGGTGCTGGCGAGCGTCGGGGCGGCGGGCGTCCCGGGGACCGGACTCATCATGTTGACACTCGTGTTGACGCAGCTCGGGCTGCCGCTCGAAGTCGTCGGGTTCGTCGCGGGCGTCGACCCGATCTTGGACCGGATGCGGACGATGACCAACATCAGCGGCGACCTCGCGGTGACCACGATCGTCGCGAAGTGGAACGGCGCGGTCGACTTCACGCAGGGCGCGTGGGTCGGAGAACACGGCGACTCCGGCGTCGTCGCTGACGACGATTGA
- a CDS encoding 30S ribosomal protein S7, with amino-acid sequence MSGEETEAPSDEDVAADEPEPDAPASSEAANENAQLFDVWDVTEIAYEDPSTKRYMTVTPIAHTMGRHASKQFKKSEISLVERMINRLMQTDENTGKKQQATRIVRDAFDIIHERTEENPVQILVTAVENAAPREETVRLKYGGISVPKAVDVAPQRRVDQALLFISDGVANATYKSTTSAAEALANELITAADYDPERSYSISQKEERERVAAAAR; translated from the coding sequence ATGAGCGGGGAGGAGACCGAGGCGCCGTCCGACGAGGACGTCGCCGCCGACGAGCCCGAGCCTGACGCACCCGCGTCCAGCGAGGCCGCCAACGAGAACGCCCAGCTGTTCGACGTGTGGGACGTCACCGAGATCGCCTACGAGGATCCCTCGACGAAGCGCTACATGACCGTGACGCCCATCGCGCACACGATGGGTCGTCACGCGTCCAAGCAGTTCAAGAAGTCCGAGATCTCGCTGGTCGAGCGGATGATCAACCGTCTGATGCAGACCGACGAGAACACGGGCAAGAAACAGCAGGCGACGCGGATCGTCCGTGACGCCTTCGACATCATCCACGAGCGGACCGAGGAGAACCCGGTCCAGATTCTCGTGACGGCCGTCGAGAACGCCGCGCCCCGCGAGGAGACCGTCCGCCTGAAGTACGGTGGTATCTCCGTCCCGAAGGCGGTCGACGTCGCACCCCAGCGCCGCGTCGATCAGGCGCTGCTGTTCATCTCCGACGGCGTTGCTAACGCGACGTACAAGTCGACGACCTCCGCCGCCGAAGCGCTCGCCAACGAGCTCATCACGGCCGCTGATTACGACCCCGAGCGCTCCTACTCCATCTCGCAGAAGGAGGAGCGCGAACGCGTCGCCGCCGCGGCCCGCTAA
- a CDS encoding 30S ribosomal protein S12: protein MANGKYAARKLKQDRQKRRWSDSEYARRERGLKKKSDPLEGAPQARGIVLEKVGIEAKQPNSAIRKCVRVQLIKNGKQVTAFCPGDGAISFIDEHDEVTIAGIGGAKGRAMGDLSGVNYKVEKVNGVSMIELVRGNAEKPVR from the coding sequence ATGGCGAACGGAAAATACGCGGCCCGTAAGCTCAAACAGGACCGGCAGAAGCGCCGCTGGTCCGACTCCGAGTACGCTCGGCGAGAGCGCGGGCTCAAGAAGAAGTCCGACCCCCTCGAGGGCGCCCCGCAAGCCCGCGGGATCGTGCTGGAGAAGGTCGGGATCGAGGCAAAGCAGCCGAACTCGGCGATCCGAAAGTGTGTCCGCGTTCAGCTCATCAAGAACGGGAAGCAGGTCACCGCGTTCTGTCCCGGTGACGGCGCCATCTCGTTCATCGACGAGCACGACGAGGTCACGATCGCCGGGATCGGCGGAGCCAAGGGTCGCGCGATGGGCGACCTCTCCGGCGTCAACTACAAAGTCGAGAAGGTCAACGGCGTCTCCATGATCGAACTGGTTCGCGGAAACGCGGAGAAGCCCGTCAGATGA
- a CDS encoding DUF7537 family lipoprotein, translating into MDRRRFFIGVGTGVAVGSAGCLGGEPDRPFPDADWRDEDGLDVATLSERHVEALVDAGGITLFSTAETTHDGDTEPSPWLPSQEYESAYDLENGRQYVRQELTETEETDVSELYVADGEALVRQRIGDETQYGRQSVDRSADDLESAMRSEVVTGIRVEGQTAGGETEYEGLNLWNPTSDGEGEVRGEPTAKFTADAFEGDRNIPETVETASATVHVYEFGVVPRLKQSWAGEHEGQEATVDVDIDYRDPGVTVAEPDWAEEAREETSA; encoded by the coding sequence ATGGACCGGAGACGCTTCTTCATCGGGGTCGGGACCGGAGTCGCCGTCGGGAGCGCCGGCTGTCTCGGTGGCGAGCCGGACCGCCCGTTTCCCGACGCCGACTGGCGGGACGAGGACGGACTCGACGTAGCGACCCTCTCGGAGCGCCACGTCGAGGCGCTCGTCGACGCCGGGGGCATCACGCTCTTCTCGACGGCGGAGACGACCCACGACGGCGACACGGAGCCGAGCCCGTGGCTCCCGTCTCAGGAGTACGAGTCCGCGTACGACCTCGAAAACGGGCGCCAGTACGTGCGACAGGAGCTGACGGAGACCGAGGAGACCGACGTGTCGGAGCTGTACGTCGCCGACGGCGAGGCGCTGGTCCGCCAGCGAATCGGCGACGAGACGCAGTACGGCCGCCAGTCGGTCGACCGGTCGGCCGATGACCTCGAATCGGCGATGCGCTCGGAGGTCGTGACGGGGATCCGCGTCGAAGGGCAAACGGCGGGCGGCGAGACGGAGTACGAGGGACTGAACCTGTGGAACCCGACGAGTGACGGAGAGGGCGAGGTGCGCGGCGAGCCGACCGCGAAGTTCACCGCCGACGCCTTCGAGGGCGATCGGAACATTCCCGAGACGGTCGAGACGGCGTCGGCGACGGTCCACGTGTACGAGTTCGGCGTCGTCCCGCGGCTCAAACAGTCGTGGGCCGGCGAACACGAGGGACAGGAGGCGACCGTCGACGTCGACATCGACTACCGCGACCCCGGTGTGACGGTGGCAGAGCCGGATTGGGCCGAGGAAGCGCGCGAGGAAACGAGCGCCTGA
- a CDS encoding NusA-like transcription termination signal-binding factor: protein MYVELSDEARRYIGRFDELTGVAPKDCLVEGDRLVFLVPAGKMAAAIGQAGETVEEAERRLAKSIELVEDADTPEAFVASALAPAAVNAVTISEQNDRVAYVEVPEPDRGVAIGADGANIETARTLAKRHYDIDDIQLT, encoded by the coding sequence ATGTACGTCGAGCTCTCCGACGAGGCGCGGCGCTACATCGGTCGCTTCGACGAGCTGACCGGGGTCGCGCCAAAGGACTGCCTCGTGGAGGGCGACCGGCTCGTGTTCCTCGTGCCGGCCGGCAAGATGGCAGCCGCGATCGGACAGGCCGGAGAGACCGTCGAGGAGGCGGAACGGCGGCTCGCCAAGTCCATCGAACTGGTCGAGGACGCGGACACGCCGGAGGCGTTCGTCGCGAGTGCGCTCGCGCCCGCGGCGGTCAACGCCGTGACGATCTCCGAGCAGAACGACCGGGTCGCGTACGTCGAGGTGCCGGAGCCGGACCGCGGTGTCGCCATCGGCGCGGACGGCGCCAACATCGAGACGGCGCGGACGCTGGCGAAGCGGCACTACGACATCGACGACATCCAGTTGACCTGA
- the rpoA2 gene encoding DNA-directed RNA polymerase subunit A'': MTEYDHVTDDMEAVVGATELPARLKDEVYEAINRKAEETGEVTVEQATDIATGVENRYIETRVDPLDPVGTVSAQSIGEPGTQMTMNTFHYAGVAEIDVTQGLPRLIELVDARKTPDTPMMTVHLDDEYGTDREKAHEVVWSIEATRILALGDVSTNVADMLVRIDLNDDTLLERWPTHSDPSKVAAIIAETIEDSLGVNTRQSGTVVEFGPNEPSYRELLQLVERLREIVFKGIEEIERVVIRKEEIDGDEEFVLYTEGSAFGDALDIEGVDASRTTCNNIHEIYRNLGVEAARETIIDETKNTLEEQGLDDVNVRHLMLVADMMTTNGEIDSIGRHGISGSKDSVLARAAFEVTVNHLLDAAIHGEYDELDGVIENVIAGKPISLGTGDVDLRMGSRVVGDD; this comes from the coding sequence ATGACTGAGTACGACCACGTCACCGACGACATGGAGGCAGTCGTGGGGGCCACGGAGCTTCCCGCCCGCCTCAAAGACGAGGTGTACGAGGCGATTAACCGAAAGGCGGAGGAGACCGGCGAGGTCACCGTCGAGCAGGCCACCGACATCGCTACCGGCGTCGAGAATCGCTACATCGAGACGCGGGTCGATCCGTTAGACCCCGTCGGCACTGTCTCCGCGCAGTCGATCGGCGAGCCCGGGACGCAGATGACGATGAATACGTTCCACTACGCCGGCGTCGCGGAGATCGACGTCACGCAGGGGCTCCCCCGGCTCATCGAGCTGGTGGACGCCCGGAAGACGCCGGACACCCCGATGATGACCGTCCACCTCGACGACGAGTACGGGACGGACCGCGAGAAGGCCCACGAGGTCGTCTGGTCCATTGAGGCGACGCGCATCCTCGCGCTCGGCGACGTGTCGACGAACGTCGCAGACATGCTGGTGCGGATCGACTTGAACGACGACACCCTCCTCGAACGGTGGCCGACCCACTCGGACCCGTCCAAGGTCGCCGCGATCATCGCCGAAACGATCGAAGATTCGCTCGGCGTCAACACTCGGCAGTCGGGGACCGTCGTTGAGTTCGGCCCGAACGAGCCGAGCTATCGCGAGCTGCTCCAGCTCGTCGAGCGGCTCCGGGAGATCGTGTTCAAAGGTATCGAAGAGATCGAGCGCGTCGTCATCCGGAAAGAGGAGATCGACGGCGACGAGGAGTTCGTCCTCTACACCGAAGGATCGGCGTTCGGCGACGCCCTCGACATCGAGGGTGTCGATGCCTCGCGCACGACGTGTAACAACATTCACGAGATCTACCGCAACCTCGGGGTCGAGGCGGCCCGCGAGACGATCATCGACGAGACGAAAAATACGCTCGAAGAGCAGGGGCTCGACGACGTGAACGTTCGGCACCTCATGCTCGTGGCGGACATGATGACGACCAACGGCGAGATCGATTCGATCGGTCGCCACGGCATTTCCGGGTCGAAGGACTCCGTGCTCGCACGCGCGGCGTTCGAGGTGACGGTCAACCACCTGCTCGACGCCGCGATCCACGGCGAGTACGACGAGCTCGACGGCGTCATCGAGAACGTCATCGCCGGTAAACCGATCTCGCTCGGCACCGGCGACGTCGACCTCCGGATGGGGTCGCGCGTCGTGGGCGACGACTAA
- a CDS encoding DNA-directed RNA polymerase subunit A': MQTPKVLGGIDFGLMDPETYRDMSATKVITADTYNDDGYPIDMGLMDPRLGVIDPGLECRTCGSHSGSCNGHFGHIELAAPVIHVGFTKLIRRLLRSTCRECGKLALDEEQRDEFRDRYERAKELGNDEHDVLKAAVRQARKASTCPFCGEPQADIKHEKPTTYYEVQDVLSGDYSERIAAAMQPDEEEDDPGTSPQELAEKTDIDLERINEIMAGEFRPRKEDRRAIEKALDIDLTEEDMNKLMPSDIRDWFEDIPDEDLEVLGIDSEHSRPEWMILTVLPVPPVTTRPSITLDNGQRSEDDLTHKLVDIIRINQRFMENREAGAPQLIIEDLWELLQYHVTTFVDNEISGTPPARHRSGRPLKTLSQRLKGKEGRFRGSLSGKRVNFSARTVISPDPTLSLNEVGVPDRVAMEMTQTLNVTERNVEEARQYVRNGPEAHPGANYVRRPDGRRLKVTEKNCEELAEKVEADWEVNRHLVDGDIVIFNRQPSLHRMSIMAHEVVVMPYKTFRLNTVVCPPYNADFDGDEMNMHALQNEEARAEARVLMRVQEQILSPRFGGNIIGAIQDHISGTYLLTHSNPEFTETQALDLLRATRVDELPEADGVDDEGREYWTGRTLFSELLPDDLSLHFSSSTGDDVIIEDGQLIEGTIDEDAVGAFGGEVVDTLTKEYGETRSRVFINEIASLAMRAIMHFGFSIGIDDESIPPEAEEQVDDAIESAYDRVQELIATYEAGELESLPGRGVDETLEMKIMQTLGKARDSAGDIADQHFGDDNPAVVMARSGARGSMLNLTQMAGSVGQQAVRGERINRGYEDRTLSHYRPNDLSSEAHGFVENSYRSGLTPEEFFFHAMGGREGLVDTAVRTSKSGYLQRRLINALSELEAQYDGSVRDTSGRIVQFEFGEDGTSPVKVSSGEGDGIDVDDIVDRVVDSEFDSDDEKERFLGERTPPTNLSEHSGPGLNKASGVESDD, translated from the coding sequence ATGCAAACACCGAAAGTACTCGGCGGCATCGACTTCGGCCTCATGGACCCGGAAACGTACCGGGACATGTCCGCGACGAAGGTGATCACGGCCGACACGTATAACGACGACGGCTACCCGATCGACATGGGGCTGATGGACCCGCGGCTGGGCGTCATCGACCCCGGCTTAGAGTGTCGGACCTGCGGTTCCCACTCTGGCTCCTGTAACGGCCACTTCGGCCACATCGAGCTTGCGGCCCCCGTCATTCACGTGGGCTTCACGAAGCTCATCCGACGACTGCTCCGCTCGACGTGCCGGGAGTGCGGCAAGCTCGCCTTGGACGAGGAGCAGCGCGACGAGTTCCGCGACCGCTACGAGCGGGCGAAAGAGCTCGGCAACGACGAACACGACGTGTTGAAGGCTGCCGTCCGGCAGGCCCGGAAGGCGTCGACGTGCCCGTTCTGCGGTGAGCCGCAGGCGGACATCAAACACGAGAAACCGACCACCTACTACGAGGTTCAGGACGTGCTCTCGGGCGATTACTCCGAGCGCATCGCGGCAGCGATGCAGCCCGATGAGGAGGAGGACGACCCTGGCACCTCGCCACAGGAGCTCGCCGAGAAGACCGACATCGACTTAGAGCGGATCAACGAGATCATGGCCGGCGAGTTCCGTCCGCGCAAGGAGGACCGCCGCGCCATTGAGAAGGCGCTCGACATCGACCTCACCGAAGAGGACATGAACAAGCTGATGCCCTCGGACATCCGCGACTGGTTCGAGGACATCCCGGACGAGGACCTGGAGGTGCTCGGCATCGACTCTGAGCACTCCCGGCCGGAGTGGATGATCCTGACGGTGCTTCCGGTCCCGCCGGTCACCACCCGACCGTCCATCACGCTCGACAACGGCCAGCGCTCCGAGGACGACCTCACGCACAAGCTGGTCGACATCATTCGGATCAACCAGCGGTTCATGGAGAACCGCGAGGCAGGTGCCCCGCAGCTGATCATCGAGGACCTCTGGGAACTGCTCCAGTACCACGTCACCACGTTCGTCGACAACGAGATCAGCGGGACGCCGCCGGCGCGCCACCGCTCCGGCCGCCCGCTCAAGACCCTCAGCCAGCGGCTGAAGGGGAAGGAGGGCCGCTTCCGTGGCTCGCTGTCCGGGAAACGCGTCAACTTCTCCGCCCGGACCGTCATCTCGCCGGACCCGACGCTCTCGCTGAACGAGGTCGGCGTCCCGGACCGGGTCGCCATGGAGATGACGCAGACGCTCAACGTCACCGAGCGCAACGTCGAGGAGGCGCGTCAGTACGTCCGGAACGGCCCCGAGGCCCATCCCGGCGCCAACTACGTCCGTCGTCCCGACGGTCGACGGCTGAAGGTGACCGAGAAGAACTGCGAGGAACTCGCCGAGAAGGTCGAAGCCGACTGGGAGGTCAACCGTCACCTGGTCGACGGCGACATCGTGATCTTCAACCGGCAGCCCTCGCTGCACCGGATGTCCATCATGGCCCACGAGGTCGTGGTGATGCCGTACAAGACGTTCCGGCTCAACACCGTCGTCTGTCCGCCGTACAACGCCGACTTCGACGGCGACGAGATGAACATGCACGCGCTCCAGAACGAGGAGGCCCGCGCCGAGGCGCGCGTCCTCATGCGCGTCCAAGAGCAGATCCTCTCGCCGCGGTTCGGCGGGAACATCATCGGTGCCATCCAGGACCACATCTCCGGGACCTACCTGCTCACGCACTCGAATCCCGAGTTCACGGAAACGCAGGCGCTGGACCTACTGCGCGCGACCCGAGTCGACGAGCTGCCCGAGGCGGACGGCGTCGACGACGAGGGACGCGAGTACTGGACCGGCCGGACGCTGTTCTCGGAGCTGCTGCCCGACGACCTCTCGTTGCACTTCTCGTCGTCGACTGGCGATGACGTCATCATCGAGGACGGCCAGCTGATCGAGGGGACGATCGACGAGGACGCCGTCGGCGCGTTCGGCGGCGAGGTCGTCGACACCCTCACCAAGGAGTACGGCGAGACGCGCTCGCGCGTGTTCATCAACGAGATCGCGTCGCTGGCGATGCGCGCGATCATGCACTTCGGGTTCTCGATCGGGATCGACGACGAGTCGATTCCGCCGGAGGCCGAAGAGCAGGTCGACGACGCCATCGAGAGCGCTTACGACCGCGTTCAGGAGCTGATCGCGACGTACGAGGCCGGCGAGCTGGAGTCGCTACCCGGCCGCGGCGTCGACGAGACGCTGGAGATGAAGATCATGCAGACGCTCGGGAAGGCCCGCGACTCGGCCGGTGATATCGCCGACCAGCACTTCGGCGACGACAACCCGGCGGTCGTGATGGCCCGCTCCGGCGCGCGTGGGTCGATGCTGAATCTCACGCAGATGGCCGGCTCCGTCGGCCAGCAGGCGGTCCGCGGCGAGCGGATCAACCGCGGCTACGAGGATCGGACGCTCTCCCACTACCGGCCGAACGATCTGTCCTCTGAGGCGCACGGCTTCGTGGAGAACTCCTACCGCAGCGGGCTCACGCCCGAGGAGTTCTTCTTCCACGCGATGGGCGGTCGCGAGGGGCTGGTCGACACGGCGGTCCGGACCTCGAAGTCCGGTTACCTCCAGCGTCGGCTCATCAACGCACTCTCCGAGCTGGAGGCGCAGTACGACGGCTCGGTCCGGGACACCTCGGGCCGGATCGTCCAGTTCGAGTTCGGCGAGGACGGTACCTCGCCGGTGAAAGTCTCCTCGGGCGAAGGCGACGGCATCGACGTCGACGACATCGTCGACCGCGTCGTCGACTCGGAGTTCGACTCCGACGACGAGAAGGAGCGGTTCCTCGGCGAGCGCACGCCGCCGACGAACCTCTCGGAGCATTCTGGACCGGGCCTGAACAAGGCCTCGGGGGTGGAGTCGGATGACTGA